One window of Pocillopora verrucosa isolate sample1 chromosome 9, ASM3666991v2, whole genome shotgun sequence genomic DNA carries:
- the LOC131777079 gene encoding uncharacterized protein produces MNMASGIAEGTYLIENVETQRYLFQDGPEIKGNRGDEGGWTEAPSVVGADANYYNRAYWKIIPQGNDKYFIENVETKRYLFSTGAKIEGDHGSEGGWTNAPKIVGTDANYYNRAYWKIIPQGDDKYFFENFETLRYVFQDGPKIEGNRGDEGGWTSAPKTLGSDANYYNRAYWKLLKQ; encoded by the coding sequence ATGAACATGGCTTCTGGTATTGCTGAGGGAACGTATCTCATAGAAAATGTGGAAACACAGCGTTACTTGTTCCAAGACGGCcctgaaataaaaggaaaccgAGGAGACGAAGGCGGTTGGACTGAGGCGCCTAGTGTTGTGGGAGCTGATGCCAATTACTACAACCGAGCCTATTGGAAGATTATTCCACAAGGTAACGACAAATACTTCATAGAGAATGTCGAAACAAAGAGGTATTTGTTTTCAACTGGTGCAAAAATTGAAGGCGATCATGGAAGCGAAGGAGGCTGGACTAATGCACCTAAAATTGTGGGAACGGATGCCAATTACTACAATCGGGCCTACTGGAAAATCATCCCCCAAGGAGATGACAAAtacttctttgaaaactttgagaCGCTCAGATACGTATTTCAAGATGGCCCCAAAATAGAAGGAAACCGAGGGGATGAAGGGGGATGGACGTCTGCTCCCAAGACTCTGGGTTCTGATGCCAATTACTACAACCGCGCTTACTGGAAACTACTCAAGCAGTAG